Proteins found in one Channa argus isolate prfri chromosome 7, Channa argus male v1.0, whole genome shotgun sequence genomic segment:
- the dek gene encoding protein DEK: protein MSDVAEEAMDSSAVSEEEVEDQQETSQDDQSSPNKSRNKISAVGEILEGKRAKKTVERLDFQVPKQKEKLKFGDGSGDRLGDIPRTNFQITKMKPADLKPLHAILFDRPGKMATIKKNLRLFNGFSFDANSEQYTKKREKLLKNSHFTNSKLKVVCGVLDLEKKGTHTDLVERIMNFLIAPKNSGKRVPVKKKRKSKKKLSGDNSGAKTKKNSKSKLKSSSSSPKKSKTGSKSKAIVMDSSSDDDDDEEDEKATASAEAEGSDGEEKQSEKEEGQSDESEQSAEAEGEEEDEDEDDESPKSKSGKGKSASSKSAPAKRQRTPAKKTGPPKKRAKKEVSDESGSDANSEADEKPKKKKSAPAKPAAKTKKADSSSNSKNNTNKEDSSDDDEPLIKMIKKAPTDEQLKETVQSLLKEANLEEMTMKQICQRVYDTFPDHDLTSKKDYIKQTVKSLIT from the exons ATGAGTGACGTGGCGGAGGAAGCAATGGACAGTTCTGCCGTGTCGGAGGAAGAAGTGGAAGACCAACAGGAGACATCCCAGGACGATCAGTCTAGTCCAAACAAGAGCCGCAACAAAATATCTG CTGTTGGTGAAATCCTTGAGGGCAAGCGAGCAAAGAAAACAGTTGAGAGGCTGGATTTCCAGGTGCCCAAGCAAAAGGAGAAGCTCAAGTTTGGAGATG gtAGTGGAGATAGGTTAGGAGACATTCCACGCACAAACTTCCAGATAACCAAGATGAAGCCAGCTGATCTGAAACCTTTGCACGCCATCCTTTTCGACAGACCAGGAAAG ATGGCCACAATAAAGAAGAACTTGCGGCTGTTTAATGGCTTTTCTTTTGATGCAAACAGTGAGCAGTACACGAAAAAACGAGAGAAGCTTCTCAA GaattcacattttacaaactCTAAATTGAAAGTTGTCTGTGGTGTTTTGGATTTGGAGAAGAAGGGAACTCACACAGATCTAGTAGAAAGGATCATGAATTTCCTCATTGCACCAAAAAACAGCGGAAAG CGTGTTCCtgtaaagaaaaagaggaaatcaAAGAAGAAACTCTCAGGTGACAACTCGGGGGCAAAGACCAAGAAGAACAGCAAATCCAAACTGAAGAGCTCTTCCTCAAGTCCCAAAAAGTCCAAAACGGGAAGCAAGTCCAAAGCCATCGTTATGGACTCCAGTAgcgatgatgatgacgatgaggaagatgagaagGCCACGGCTTCAGCTGAGGCTGAGGGATCAGATGGAGAAGAGAAACAATCTGAGAAAGAGGAGGGGCAATCTGACGAGTCAGAGCAGTCTGCCGAGgcagaaggagaggaagaagatgaggatgaagatgatgag TCTCCCAAATCAAAATCGGGCAAAGGGAAATCGGCGTCCAGCAAATCAGCACCAGCAAAAAGACAGAGAACACCAGCGAAGAAGACGGGTCCTCCTAAAAAGAGAGCGAAGAAAGAGGTTTCTGATGAATCGGGATCTGACGCCAACAGTGAAGCTGATGAGAAG cctaaaaaaaagaaatcagctcCCGCCAAGCCGGCCGCCAAAACGAAGAaagctgacagcagcagcaacagcaagaacaacacaaacaaag AGGACAGTTCTGATGACGACGAGCCGCTCATAAAGATGATAAAGAAAGCGCCGACCGACGAGCAGCTGAAGGAGACTGTGCAAAGTCTGCTGAAGGAGGCGAACCTGGAGGAGATGACCATGAAACAGATCTGCCAGAGA GTGTATGACACCTTCCCAGACCATGACTTGACCAGTAAGAAGGACTACATCAAACAGACAGTCAAATCT CTCATCACATGA